A genomic segment from Treponema sp. Marseille-Q3903 encodes:
- a CDS encoding metal ABC transporter permease gives MISNLLIPFQYEYMVKAILVSGFIGGVCALLSCFVVLKGWSLLGDALSHAVVPGVAVAYIVGIPFSVGAFISGMFATLAMGFIKKRTRIREDAVIGIVYTTFFALGVLLISLFPSNITLSTIVMGNILGIADRDIVQTLIIAGSGLTIILLKWKDLRLFSFDPAQARSIGLNTSALYLLLLTLLAVTAIAALQTVGSILVVAMLVTPGAAAYLLTNKFSLMMCLSSIIGLVTSALGAYISYFLNGSAGGCIVTLQFLLFLAVLFFAPHHGILAAKLNAVKSLKDFFAKRTI, from the coding sequence ATGATTTCAAATTTATTGATTCCATTTCAGTATGAATATATGGTAAAGGCTATTCTTGTCAGCGGTTTTATAGGCGGAGTGTGCGCCCTGCTTTCGTGCTTTGTAGTGCTAAAAGGTTGGTCTTTGCTCGGAGATGCGCTGTCGCACGCGGTAGTTCCAGGCGTTGCGGTCGCGTACATAGTCGGCATACCATTTTCGGTCGGAGCGTTTATAAGCGGTATGTTCGCCACCCTTGCGATGGGTTTTATAAAAAAGCGGACGAGAATCCGAGAAGACGCCGTCATCGGCATAGTTTATACGACATTTTTTGCGCTTGGAGTTTTGCTAATTTCGCTTTTTCCAAGCAACATAACTCTTTCTACAATAGTTATGGGAAACATCCTCGGCATAGCAGACAGAGACATAGTTCAAACTCTTATAATAGCAGGAAGCGGTTTGACAATTATTCTGCTTAAATGGAAAGATTTGCGCCTCTTTTCGTTCGACCCTGCGCAAGCGCGCTCTATAGGACTCAACACGAGTGCGTTGTACCTTTTGTTGCTCACACTGCTTGCAGTTACAGCGATCGCTGCGCTGCAAACTGTCGGCAGCATTTTGGTTGTCGCGATGCTTGTAACGCCTGGGGCGGCGGCATATCTGCTTACAAATAAATTTTCTTTGATGATGTGCCTCTCGTCGATTATAGGTTTGGTCACTTCCGCACTGGGCGCATATATCAGTTATTTTTTGAACGGCTCGGCAGGCGGATGCATAGTTACACTACAGTTTTTGCTTTTTTTAGCCGTTTTGTTTTTTGCGCCACATCATGGAATACTAGCCGCAAAATTGAACGCTGTAAAATCCCTAAAAGATTTTTTTGCGAAAAGGACAATCTAA
- a CDS encoding manganese/iron ABC transporter ATP-binding protein — protein MDIDTKIPVEIEVQNVSVAYNNGHVALYDTSFHLKKGTITALVGVNGSGKSTLFKTIMGFIKPMNGSVTICGKPVRQAQKQHLLAYVPQSEEVDWSFPVSVWDVVMMGRYGYMNFLRIPNREDKEIVERSLERVQMLDFKDRQIGELSGGQKKRVFLARALAQQGKIILLDEPFTGVDVKTETAIIALLRELKNDGHLIFVSTHDLGSVPEFCDHVVIIKKTVLASGPTETTFTADNLIKAFGGALRTIKLDHTDNPEESTHEFRVFTDDEGALVTKGEGKPYRSGVRNTEAALHK, from the coding sequence ATGGATATAGATACGAAAATTCCAGTTGAAATTGAGGTACAAAATGTAAGCGTCGCATACAATAACGGCCACGTCGCGCTGTACGACACATCTTTTCATCTAAAAAAGGGAACGATTACGGCTCTCGTCGGCGTAAACGGCAGCGGAAAATCTACGCTTTTCAAAACAATCATGGGCTTTATTAAACCTATGAACGGCTCTGTAACGATCTGTGGCAAACCTGTACGCCAGGCTCAAAAACAGCACCTGCTTGCTTACGTTCCGCAATCTGAAGAAGTTGACTGGTCTTTCCCGGTCAGCGTGTGGGACGTCGTTATGATGGGGCGCTACGGCTACATGAATTTTTTGCGCATACCGAATAGGGAAGACAAAGAAATTGTTGAGCGCAGCCTTGAGAGAGTTCAAATGCTCGACTTTAAAGACAGGCAAATTGGGGAGCTTTCTGGCGGACAAAAAAAGAGGGTTTTTCTCGCTCGCGCTTTGGCACAACAGGGAAAAATAATCTTGCTCGATGAGCCATTTACCGGTGTCGACGTTAAAACCGAAACTGCGATTATCGCTCTTTTGAGAGAACTTAAAAACGATGGACACTTGATTTTTGTCTCAACGCACGATTTGGGTTCGGTGCCAGAATTCTGCGATCACGTTGTGATTATAAAAAAAACGGTGCTCGCTTCGGGACCGACAGAAACGACATTTACGGCCGACAACCTTATAAAGGCCTTTGGTGGCGCTTTGCGTACCATTAAGCTCGATCACACCGACAATCCAGAAGAAAGCACTCACGAGTTTAGAGTGTTTACCGACGATGAAGGTGCTTTGGTAACAAAGGGCGAAGGCAAGCCCTATAGAAGTGGCGTAAGAAATACCGAAGCTGCTTTGCACAAATGA
- a CDS encoding SDR family oxidoreductase — MLKKIEAELMLYAGGISAHELDVCDEKSIASFTDFCERQFGKIDLLFNCAGIAVCKEFESTSPAEFAQVLCAELVLHGISVSLVQSPDAL; from the coding sequence TTGCTCAAAAAAATTGAAGCCGAATTGATGTTATATGCTGGTGGTATAAGCGCGCATGAGCTTGACGTGTGCGATGAAAAATCGATTGCCAGTTTTACCGATTTTTGTGAGAGGCAGTTTGGTAAAATTGACTTGTTGTTCAACTGTGCAGGAATTGCTGTTTGTAAAGAATTTGAGAGCACGTCTCCTGCTGAATTTGCGCAAGTGTTGTGTGCGGAACTTGTTCTGCATGGAATATCAGTTTCACTAGTTCAGTCGCCAGATGCATTATGA
- the mntR gene encoding manganese-binding transcriptional regulator MntR, producing MMSEKKTEASVAFSRTRADHAMEILEDYTEVISKIITENGECRVMDLARYFGVSHVSVIQVLQRLTANGFIENEARKPIVLTEAGYSLARTCANRHKIVQRFLLKIGVSEKTAVIDSEGLEHHVSSETLECMKNFIAEH from the coding sequence ATGATGTCGGAAAAAAAAACGGAAGCGTCGGTCGCTTTTTCTCGGACTCGCGCTGATCACGCGATGGAAATCCTAGAAGACTACACAGAAGTTATCTCAAAAATAATAACAGAAAACGGTGAGTGCCGTGTAATGGATCTTGCTAGGTACTTTGGTGTGAGCCACGTATCTGTCATTCAGGTTTTACAGCGCTTGACTGCAAACGGTTTTATAGAAAACGAAGCCAGAAAACCAATCGTTCTTACAGAGGCAGGCTACTCTTTGGCTCGAACGTGCGCAAATCGGCACAAAATTGTCCAACGCTTTTTATTAAAAATTGGAGTGAGCGAAAAAACGGCCGTAATTGATTCAGAAGGCTTGGAGCATCACGTCAGTTCTGAAACTCTTGAGTGCATGAAAAATTTTATCGCCGAGCATTAA
- a CDS encoding DJ-1 family glyoxalase III gives MKTAAIFFADGFEDIEALSPVDYLRRAGVDVTTVAVPSKSMNDKHIVTSSHNVRMIMDMTLEEYLERFGDNIPDCVVCPGGSVGADNLADCKQLLIHLENAWREDKIVAAICAAPAVVLGKTFIPEGKKWTCYPGMQSASNPSYVKNYSNKVFITDGNLVTARGPGAAEEFSMELVKILAGDEVYKKIHSGSQQR, from the coding sequence ATGAAAACTGCTGCTATTTTTTTTGCTGATGGATTTGAAGACATCGAGGCTCTTTCTCCTGTCGATTATCTTAGGCGTGCCGGAGTTGATGTTACTACTGTCGCTGTTCCGTCCAAATCGATGAATGACAAGCATATTGTAACTAGCTCTCACAATGTTCGGATGATTATGGATATGACGCTTGAAGAATATCTTGAACGGTTTGGAGATAATATTCCAGACTGCGTTGTATGTCCCGGAGGTTCTGTCGGTGCTGACAATCTTGCTGATTGCAAACAGCTTCTTATCCATCTTGAGAATGCATGGCGTGAAGATAAAATTGTTGCTGCAATCTGCGCTGCTCCTGCTGTCGTTCTTGGAAAAACATTTATTCCTGAAGGGAAAAAATGGACTTGCTACCCCGGAATGCAGTCTGCATCTAATCCATCTTATGTCAAAAATTATTCAAATAAGGTTTTTATAACTGATGGAAATCTTGTAACCGCGCGAGGTCCCGGCGCTGCTGAAGAATTTTCAATGGAACTCGTAAAGATTCTTGCCGGAGATGAAGTCTACAAAAAGATTCATTCCGGCAGCCAGCAGCGATAG
- a CDS encoding metal ABC transporter substrate-binding protein, protein MKKNIQFTAASIAAAAVLCAVVFSGCAKKSATVSEHDSERPKRVVTTFTILQDMAQNIAGDKILVESITKPGAEIHEYEPTPLDVVKAQSADLVLRNGFGLERWFEKFMGSVKNVPSATLSDGIEPLGIGEGPYNGMPNPHSWMSPKNALVYVENIRKAFVALDPDNAETFNANAASYSESIKKIDAFLADKLSEIPEEQRWLVTCEGAFSYLIRDCNMKELYLWPVNADEEGTPQQIQKVVDTIRKNHIPVAFSESTISDKPQLQVCKETGASYGGVLYVDSLTYEDGDAPTYLKMLEYNANTIVKGFQGSLSR, encoded by the coding sequence ATGAAAAAAAACATACAATTTACAGCAGCCTCGATCGCTGCAGCGGCAGTGTTGTGCGCAGTAGTTTTTTCTGGATGCGCAAAAAAAAGCGCGACGGTTAGCGAACATGATTCAGAACGTCCAAAGCGAGTTGTAACTACGTTTACAATTTTACAGGATATGGCGCAGAATATAGCAGGAGATAAGATTCTCGTCGAATCTATTACAAAACCCGGAGCGGAAATTCACGAATACGAACCTACACCACTAGACGTCGTAAAGGCTCAGTCGGCAGATTTGGTTTTGCGCAATGGATTTGGCCTTGAGCGCTGGTTTGAAAAATTTATGGGGAGCGTTAAAAACGTGCCGAGCGCAACTCTTAGCGACGGCATAGAACCTCTTGGAATTGGAGAAGGACCGTACAACGGCATGCCAAATCCTCACTCGTGGATGTCGCCTAAAAACGCCCTTGTGTATGTCGAAAATATCCGAAAAGCCTTTGTCGCTTTGGATCCGGACAACGCCGAAACCTTTAACGCAAACGCGGCGTCCTACAGCGAAAGCATTAAAAAAATCGACGCCTTTTTGGCCGACAAGCTTTCGGAAATTCCCGAAGAGCAGCGTTGGCTTGTAACATGCGAAGGCGCTTTTTCGTACCTTATCCGCGACTGCAATATGAAGGAATTGTACCTGTGGCCGGTAAACGCCGACGAGGAAGGAACTCCACAGCAAATTCAAAAAGTTGTAGACACTATCCGCAAAAATCACATTCCTGTCGCTTTTTCTGAAAGTACGATCAGCGATAAGCCCCAGCTGCAAGTGTGTAAAGAAACAGGAGCGAGTTACGGCGGTGTTTTGTATGTAGACTCATTGACATACGAAGACGGAGATGCGCCGACGTATTTAAAGATGCTCGAATACAATGCAAACACGATTGTAAAAGGCTTTCAAGGCAGTTTGTCAAGATAA
- a CDS encoding metal ABC transporter permease — protein MFLERLIEPFMYGFMVKALVIAALVGCVCAVISCYLILKGWALMGDAISHAVLPGIVVAYLVHIPLGLGAFIAGLLNAATTGWIKERSRIREDSVMGAVFTGMMALGLILVTKVRSNIHFMHILFGSLLGIEKEDMMQAVVCSLITLVLVIAKRKDILLYLFDQNHAKAIGLDITFIHYLFLALTALTIVASLQAVGILLTVAMLIIPGCIAYLLTDRLNRMLCISALSAMLSALIGTYVSYFLNGATGACIILTEAMFFVLAMIFAPKYGMLSYRKLRKANLQIHGKQHL, from the coding sequence ATGTTTTTGGAAAGACTTATTGAGCCGTTTATGTACGGTTTTATGGTAAAGGCGCTTGTGATTGCGGCGCTTGTCGGTTGCGTGTGCGCGGTGATTTCGTGCTACCTTATTTTGAAGGGATGGGCGCTCATGGGGGATGCGATTTCGCATGCTGTGTTGCCGGGAATAGTAGTAGCATACCTAGTTCATATCCCTCTTGGTTTAGGAGCTTTTATTGCAGGCTTACTCAACGCTGCAACCACAGGCTGGATAAAAGAGCGAAGCCGAATCAGAGAAGACTCTGTGATGGGCGCAGTGTTTACAGGCATGATGGCGTTGGGACTAATACTCGTCACAAAGGTGCGCTCAAACATTCATTTTATGCACATTTTATTCGGAAGCCTTTTGGGAATTGAAAAGGAAGATATGATGCAGGCGGTCGTATGCTCGCTTATAACGCTTGTTTTAGTGATTGCCAAGAGAAAGGACATCTTGTTGTATCTGTTCGATCAAAATCACGCAAAAGCGATTGGACTTGATATAACGTTCATACATTATCTTTTTCTCGCCCTCACCGCACTGACGATTGTCGCTTCGCTGCAGGCGGTGGGAATTTTACTGACAGTCGCTATGCTGATTATCCCTGGCTGTATCGCCTATCTTTTAACGGACAGGCTTAACCGCATGCTTTGTATTTCCGCGCTGTCGGCCATGCTCAGTGCGCTGATTGGAACTTATGTGAGTTACTTTTTGAATGGAGCGACCGGTGCGTGCATCATTTTGACCGAAGCGATGTTTTTTGTTTTGGCGATGATTTTTGCACCAAAGTACGGCATGCTTTCATACCGAAAATTACGGAAGGCTAACTTGCAAATTCACGGAAAACAGCACTTATAG
- a CDS encoding cation:proton antiporter, which translates to MNSNISNTEIILHILLSVGIIVIAAKYFGTLAKKLGVPQVAGMILAGLLLRFIPWFKNFGSPDSNIIYNETNKFIQYMAEIGVILIMFSAGLGTNLKSLAKSGFKATIVAACGVIAPLVIGTIVALCFWGFDGFGTHRFFEAVFIGTILTATSVSISVAVLKELGKIKSDVGQTIISAAIIDDVFGIIVLTIVLGVSTGRGGYLGIILKTVAFFICAIFVGIITYRFFSWYDKRHPRTHRIPIYALGVALIFAYAAEKFFGIADITGAYIAGIVFCNLTDASYMESKIDINSYMFFSPIFFASIGLKTDLSDMNIAMLWFSIAFVVAGCVSKIIGCGGSAKLLGYNWKESLQVGLGMMVRGEVALIVATKGLSVGLVESTYFTPVILLIIVSSMLVPILLKKAFAEKNTPPATPISPAE; encoded by the coding sequence ATGAATTCTAACATTTCAAACACCGAGATAATTCTTCACATTTTGCTTTCAGTCGGAATTATCGTCATAGCAGCTAAATATTTTGGAACTTTAGCTAAAAAACTCGGCGTTCCACAAGTTGCAGGGATGATTTTGGCAGGGTTGCTGCTGCGCTTTATTCCATGGTTCAAAAATTTTGGTTCACCTGATTCAAATATCATCTACAATGAAACAAACAAGTTTATTCAGTATATGGCGGAAATCGGCGTCATCCTTATCATGTTTTCTGCAGGGCTTGGGACAAACCTTAAATCGCTTGCAAAATCGGGATTCAAAGCGACAATAGTAGCGGCGTGCGGAGTTATTGCTCCACTTGTCATAGGAACTATTGTTGCACTTTGTTTCTGGGGTTTTGATGGTTTTGGAACACACAGATTTTTCGAAGCCGTTTTCATCGGAACAATTTTAACTGCGACATCGGTGAGCATTTCTGTTGCGGTTCTCAAAGAACTTGGAAAAATCAAATCAGATGTTGGACAGACAATCATAAGTGCTGCAATCATCGATGATGTATTTGGCATAATCGTTTTGACAATTGTGCTTGGAGTCAGCACGGGACGCGGCGGGTATCTTGGAATCATATTAAAAACTGTAGCGTTTTTTATATGTGCAATTTTTGTAGGAATCATAACATATAGATTTTTCAGCTGGTACGATAAACGGCATCCTCGCACACACCGAATTCCCATTTACGCACTCGGAGTTGCCTTGATTTTTGCTTATGCGGCTGAAAAATTTTTTGGAATTGCAGATATCACAGGTGCATATATCGCAGGGATTGTCTTTTGTAACTTGACAGATGCATCTTACATGGAATCAAAAATCGACATAAATTCTTATATGTTTTTCAGCCCGATTTTCTTTGCAAGTATCGGATTAAAAACCGACCTTTCAGATATGAATATTGCAATGCTCTGGTTCTCAATCGCATTTGTCGTTGCAGGATGTGTTTCTAAAATCATCGGATGCGGCGGTTCTGCAAAACTCTTAGGCTATAATTGGAAAGAATCTTTGCAAGTAGGGCTTGGAATGATGGTTCGCGGCGAAGTTGCATTGATTGTAGCAACAAAAGGACTTTCTGTTGGACTTGTAGAATCAACATATTTTACGCCGGTTATATTGCTTATCATAGTATCTTCGATGCTTGTCCCAATTTTACTGAAAAAAGCGTTTGCAGAAAAAAACACTCCACCAGCAACGCCTATATCGCCAGCAGAGTAA
- a CDS encoding HAD hydrolase-like protein has translation MLFIFDMGGVVTNTFQIDSLYNRLKLSEAGFDFVCKMHDKDIWEQLTIGKLSTDSFWTEFNRRIECLQHEKGIEKKAFHGFDTKLIQKADCDLFRLFFHPVENRATVELIKNLKKNNRVVCGTNTIQSHWENHTERGDYSYFHQTYASNKIGAAKPDTHFFELILEAECYRAEDAFFTDDRQENCNAAASIGINAEHFTTAEDLTQKWSKYF, from the coding sequence TTCATTTTTGACATGGGTGGCGTTGTAACAAACACTTTTCAGATTGATTCTCTCTACAATAGATTGAAACTCTCCGAAGCCGGTTTTGACTTTGTTTGCAAGATGCATGATAAAGATATTTGGGAACAGCTTACAATCGGTAAGCTCTCAACTGATTCTTTTTGGACAGAATTTAATCGGCGGATTGAATGCTTGCAGCATGAAAAAGGCATCGAAAAAAAAGCGTTTCATGGATTTGATACAAAACTGATTCAAAAAGCGGACTGCGACTTGTTCAGATTGTTTTTTCATCCTGTTGAAAACAGAGCGACCGTAGAACTTATCAAAAATCTCAAAAAAAACAACAGAGTTGTCTGCGGAACAAACACAATTCAAAGCCATTGGGAAAATCACACCGAACGCGGAGATTATTCTTATTTTCATCAAACTTATGCGTCAAATAAAATTGGAGCCGCAAAACCAGACACGCACTTTTTTGAGCTGATACTCGAAGCCGAATGTTATAGGGCCGAAGATGCGTTTTTCACAGATGACCGTCAGGAAAACTGTAATGCGGCAGCTTCAATCGGAATAAATGCAGAGCATTTTACGACGGCGGAAGATCTGACCCAAAAGTGGAGCAAATATTTTTAA
- a CDS encoding FprA family A-type flavoprotein: MIKFSDDVIYVGVNDHKIKLFEGQYPVPFGMAYNSYVILDEKVAVTDSVDRNFGDQWLENVENVLKGRNPDYLVVHHMEPDHSANIARFLNKYTCTKVVLSAVALTILKSYFKEDYSERAVVVKDGDSLLLGKHNLHFITAPMVHWPEVIMSYDECEKVLFSADAFGTFGANDVEQRGWDDEARRYYYGIVGKFGSSVLKVLEKLSAFEIKTICSLHGPVLTGDLSHYFEEYKRWANYQPENDGVFIAYTSVYGHTEEAVNILAEKLRSCGKDVKVINLAETDFSYAIDAAFTYKNVVFATTTYNTGIYPFMNDFVMRLAEHGFSNTNIAFVENGSWAPAAARLIKEKFCGCKDLNIIEPVVTVKGALNDACLEKLDQLANALK, encoded by the coding sequence ATGATTAAGTTTTCTGATGATGTTATTTATGTTGGTGTAAACGACCATAAAATTAAACTTTTTGAGGGGCAGTATCCTGTTCCTTTTGGAATGGCTTATAATTCTTATGTGATTCTTGACGAAAAGGTTGCTGTCACTGACTCTGTTGACCGCAATTTTGGTGATCAATGGCTCGAAAATGTTGAAAATGTTTTGAAAGGTCGCAATCCTGACTACCTGGTTGTGCATCACATGGAGCCTGATCATTCTGCAAATATAGCAAGATTTTTGAATAAATATACTTGTACCAAGGTTGTTTTGAGCGCTGTAGCTCTGACTATTCTTAAGTCGTATTTTAAAGAGGATTATTCTGAGCGCGCTGTTGTTGTAAAAGACGGAGACTCTCTTTTGCTTGGTAAGCATAATCTTCATTTTATCACGGCTCCGATGGTTCATTGGCCAGAAGTCATAATGTCTTACGATGAATGCGAAAAGGTTTTGTTCAGCGCCGACGCTTTTGGTACTTTTGGCGCTAACGACGTTGAGCAGCGAGGATGGGATGATGAGGCGCGACGTTATTATTACGGAATTGTGGGCAAGTTTGGCTCGTCTGTTTTAAAAGTTCTTGAAAAACTTTCCGCTTTTGAGATTAAAACTATATGCTCTCTTCACGGTCCTGTCCTCACTGGAGACTTGTCTCATTATTTTGAGGAATATAAGAGATGGGCTAACTATCAGCCTGAAAATGATGGAGTTTTTATTGCCTATACTTCTGTTTATGGGCACACTGAGGAAGCGGTAAATATTCTTGCCGAAAAACTTCGTTCCTGTGGTAAAGATGTAAAAGTTATAAATCTTGCTGAGACTGATTTTTCTTACGCTATTGATGCAGCTTTTACTTATAAAAATGTTGTTTTTGCGACGACGACTTACAACACCGGCATATATCCTTTTATGAATGATTTTGTTATGCGCCTTGCTGAGCATGGATTTTCCAACACAAATATTGCCTTTGTTGAAAACGGCTCTTGGGCGCCTGCTGCAGCAAGATTGATAAAAGAAAAGTTTTGCGGATGTAAAGATTTGAACATCATCGAGCCTGTTGTCACTGTGAAAGGCGCTTTGAACGATGCTTGTTTAGAAAAACTTGATCAGCTTGCAAATGCTCTAAAATAG
- a CDS encoding type II toxin-antitoxin system RelE/ParE family toxin gives MAKKREFHEDEFEKIRLIPEAAEEYKKLDGSIKIEVDKKLAKLDKNPFLGFPLGNKANMDLTGFYKLYACGKSVRIVYRLLTPEKVEIIEVWGIGKRENMEAYKDVDDRKN, from the coding sequence ATGGCTAAAAAACGGGAATTCCACGAGGATGAATTTGAAAAAATCCGATTGATTCCGGAAGCAGCCGAGGAATATAAAAAACTGGATGGTAGTATAAAGATTGAAGTTGATAAGAAGCTTGCAAAACTTGACAAAAATCCGTTTCTTGGTTTTCCGTTGGGCAATAAAGCGAATATGGATTTAACAGGTTTTTATAAACTTTATGCTTGTGGTAAAAGCGTCCGTATTGTTTACCGACTTTTGACTCCGGAAAAAGTAGAAATCATCGAGGTTTGGGGCATTGGGAAAAGAGAAAACATGGAAGCCTATAAAGATGTAGACGACAGAAAAAATTGA
- a CDS encoding SUMF1/EgtB/PvdO family nonheme iron enzyme: MDDGFLLIPGISITGTEFWNPSSSVFVSGRSLEIKPFFMSDHEVTRAEYKKVIGSDPSTADAYDKDGNNLTGDDAGNNPVNGINWYDAIVYCNKLSLKRNYTPCYKISGSTNPDDWGAVPSSNDATWNAAVCDFDADGYRLPTEAEWEWAARGGNDHTTYAGSDNIDDVAWYTSNTHDTGTRDVKTKKKNGYGLYDMSGNVWEWGWDWYGLITNSTPASGSASGPLRCFRGGFWYGYANFAEVAYRYYTYPYYRINVIGFRVVRSAN; the protein is encoded by the coding sequence ATGGATGATGGCTTCTTACTAATTCCCGGCATCTCAATCACAGGGACGGAATTCTGGAATCCGTCCTCAAGTGTGTTTGTGAGCGGCCGCTCTTTGGAGATAAAACCCTTTTTTATGAGCGACCACGAGGTGACAAGGGCTGAGTACAAGAAGGTAATCGGAAGCGACCCGAGTACAGCGGACGCTTATGACAAGGATGGCAACAATCTTACAGGAGATGATGCAGGCAACAACCCTGTAAACGGAATCAATTGGTATGACGCGATAGTGTACTGCAACAAGCTTTCGCTAAAAAGAAATTACACCCCATGCTACAAGATTAGCGGCTCTACAAACCCTGATGACTGGGGCGCTGTCCCAAGTTCAAACGACGCTACATGGAACGCCGCAGTGTGCGACTTTGATGCCGACGGCTACCGTCTTCCGACAGAAGCGGAATGGGAGTGGGCTGCCCGGGGCGGAAATGACCACACCACCTACGCCGGAAGCGACAACATCGATGATGTCGCATGGTATACATCGAACACGCACGATACAGGAACGAGGGACGTTAAGACGAAGAAAAAGAACGGCTACGGACTTTACGACATGAGCGGTAACGTGTGGGAATGGGGATGGGACTGGTACGGACTCATAACGAACTCCACTCCTGCCTCAGGCTCGGCTTCGGGTCCGCTCCGCTGTTTTCGTGGCGGTTTTTGGTATGGCTACGCCAACTTCGCTGAGGTTGCTTACCGGTACTACACCTACCCGTACTACCGCATCAACGTCATTGGCTTTCGCGTTGTTCGCTCCGCCAACTAG
- a CDS encoding type II toxin-antitoxin system Phd/YefM family antitoxin: MLVETSQIMPITQLQKTLTQTVRKISEDHQPVFIMKNNIMEAVMIPFDRYEKLSELEELEEHKEIFSEVQKRMSRYDASKSVSLSSLRNK; the protein is encoded by the coding sequence ATGTTAGTAGAAACTTCTCAAATTATGCCGATTACACAGTTGCAGAAAACGCTCACACAGACTGTCAGAAAGATTTCCGAAGACCATCAGCCTGTTTTCATTATGAAAAACAATATCATGGAAGCCGTTATGATTCCATTTGACCGTTACGAGAAACTTTCCGAATTGGAAGAACTTGAAGAACACAAAGAAATTTTTTCGGAGGTTCAAAAAAGAATGAGCCGTTATGATGCTTCAAAGTCTGTGAGTTTGTCATCTCTTAGGAATAAATAA